The following coding sequences lie in one Hyphobacterium sp. CCMP332 genomic window:
- the rpiA gene encoding ribose-5-phosphate isomerase RpiA — protein sequence MSASQQKINAAGAALEYVSDGMTVGLGSGSTAEVFVQLLGERVRGGLSIIGVPTSEQTAQLATEVGIALKPIDHVDRIHVTVDGADEVDGRFQLIKGGGGCLLREKIIAHASDLMVVIIDETKLKEQLGEFPLPVEVDPFAFTITAKKIFDGLRATGIARGEVNLRRRGDGLEPFITDGGHYILDCACKAIPDAPGLADRLVHIPGVVEHGLFIGLARVVIVGEDRGARIMEL from the coding sequence GTGAGCGCGTCGCAGCAGAAAATCAATGCCGCCGGTGCCGCACTTGAATATGTCAGTGATGGCATGACGGTCGGACTCGGTTCCGGATCGACCGCCGAAGTATTTGTCCAGCTGCTGGGCGAACGCGTTCGGGGCGGGTTGAGCATTATTGGTGTGCCAACGTCGGAGCAAACTGCGCAGCTCGCAACCGAGGTCGGGATCGCACTGAAACCCATCGACCATGTCGACCGGATCCATGTCACCGTTGACGGGGCTGATGAAGTCGATGGCCGGTTTCAGTTGATCAAGGGCGGCGGCGGTTGCCTTCTGCGCGAGAAGATTATCGCTCACGCTTCGGATTTGATGGTCGTCATCATCGACGAGACCAAGTTGAAGGAGCAATTGGGCGAATTTCCGTTGCCGGTCGAAGTGGACCCGTTTGCCTTTACGATTACGGCGAAGAAGATTTTTGATGGGCTGCGTGCCACCGGAATTGCGCGTGGCGAGGTGAATCTGCGGCGCCGTGGCGATGGGCTTGAGCCTTTCATCACGGATGGCGGGCACTACATCCTCGATTGCGCCTGCAAGGCCATCCCGGATGCACCGGGTTTAGCCGACCGGCTTGTTCACATTCCCGGCGTTGTGGAACACGGTCTGTTCATCGGTCTGGCGCGTGTCGTCATCGTCGGTGAAGATCGTGGCGCACGGATTATGGAGCTTTAG
- a CDS encoding NAD-dependent succinate-semialdehyde dehydrogenase, producing the protein MNLSDRLKDKTLFKTQSYFGGEWHSGAKTFAVDNPANRSKLADVVDVGADGARAAIAAASEGFKIWRKTSPFERTRILIKWYNLINENADDLATLITSEMGKPWAEAKGEVAYGSAFIEWSAHEAVRIHGETVTVPFPGTRGWTLHQPVGVVSCITPWNFPSAMITRKAAPALAAGCSIVIKPAPETPLTALALAELAHRAGFPAGVFNVICGDAEDLGPVMIGSPEVRMVGFTGSTEVGKLIMRQAADGVKRVALELGGNAPFIVMDDADLESAAAGVAQAKFRSGGQTCVSPNRIIVQNGAADPFLELLEAKIAKIKAGDGFDTGSDIGPLIHDEAVARVDQLVKDAVAGGARVRVGGQPLADELGGSFYAPTLLEGGDFDQAIARSEIFGPVASVYRAKDEKEIIDLANDTPYGLAAYLYTRDIGRVHRMSEGLDYGMVGVNAPMVGSASTPFGGMKESGIGREGGKWGVEEFTELKYVLLAGVNS; encoded by the coding sequence ATGAATCTGTCCGATCGGCTGAAGGACAAGACCCTTTTCAAGACCCAGTCCTATTTCGGCGGGGAGTGGCATTCCGGTGCCAAGACCTTCGCTGTCGACAATCCGGCCAATCGTAGCAAGCTGGCTGATGTGGTGGATGTCGGGGCTGACGGTGCCCGAGCGGCGATCGCAGCCGCCTCCGAAGGGTTCAAGATCTGGCGCAAAACCTCACCCTTCGAGCGCACCCGGATATTGATCAAATGGTATAACCTCATCAATGAAAATGCCGACGATCTGGCAACGCTGATCACGTCCGAAATGGGCAAGCCCTGGGCCGAAGCCAAAGGCGAGGTTGCCTATGGATCTGCCTTCATCGAATGGTCGGCACACGAAGCGGTCCGCATCCACGGGGAGACCGTGACCGTGCCATTTCCCGGCACGCGTGGCTGGACCCTTCACCAGCCCGTGGGTGTTGTGTCCTGCATTACGCCCTGGAATTTTCCGTCGGCGATGATCACGCGGAAGGCTGCGCCTGCGCTCGCTGCAGGGTGTTCCATTGTGATCAAGCCAGCGCCGGAAACGCCCCTGACGGCGCTGGCCCTGGCCGAGTTGGCGCACCGTGCCGGGTTTCCTGCCGGTGTCTTCAACGTCATTTGCGGCGATGCCGAAGACCTCGGCCCCGTCATGATCGGTTCGCCAGAAGTGCGCATGGTCGGGTTCACGGGCTCCACGGAAGTCGGCAAGCTGATCATGCGTCAGGCTGCGGATGGCGTGAAACGCGTTGCGCTGGAACTGGGCGGGAATGCGCCCTTTATCGTCATGGATGATGCGGATCTCGAATCCGCTGCGGCCGGTGTGGCGCAGGCCAAATTCCGGTCGGGCGGACAGACGTGTGTTTCGCCAAACCGTATCATCGTCCAGAATGGTGCGGCTGATCCGTTTCTCGAATTGCTCGAGGCGAAAATTGCGAAGATCAAGGCCGGAGACGGCTTCGACACCGGCAGTGATATCGGCCCGCTGATCCATGACGAGGCCGTCGCACGGGTTGACCAGTTGGTGAAAGATGCTGTCGCCGGAGGCGCTCGCGTGCGTGTCGGCGGACAGCCCCTGGCCGATGAGCTGGGCGGTTCGTTCTATGCGCCGACCCTTCTGGAAGGCGGTGATTTCGATCAGGCGATTGCCCGGAGCGAGATTTTCGGTCCTGTCGCTTCGGTTTACCGCGCCAAGGACGAGAAAGAGATCATCGACCTTGCCAATGATACGCCCTACGGGCTGGCCGCCTATCTCTACACACGGGATATTGGTCGGGTACACCGCATGTCAGAAGGGCTCGATTACGGCATGGTCGGCGTGAATGCGCCGATGGTTGGCTCGGCCTCAACGCCGTTTGGCGGCATGAAGGAATCCGGCATCGGCCGTGAAGGCGGCAAGTGGGGTGTCGAGGAATTCACCGAGCTGAAATACGTCCTTCTGGCCGGCGTAAACTCGTGA